The proteins below are encoded in one region of Micromonospora sp. DSM 45708:
- a CDS encoding winged helix-turn-helix transcriptional regulator: MLGQDYAHQTCSLARSLEVIGERWTMLILRDVLVGRRRFDELVDSLGVTRTVLTQRLRHLVAEGVLERRAYQQRPERFEYHLTAKGRELTPVVAQLMWWGDRHYPEPAGPPRLLVHDGCGGPVRAAYRCGACHAELRPDQVATRPGPGAPAAGTDRPD; encoded by the coding sequence ATGCTGGGACAGGACTACGCGCATCAGACCTGCTCGCTCGCCCGCAGCCTTGAGGTGATCGGCGAGCGTTGGACCATGCTCATCCTCAGGGACGTCCTGGTCGGCCGGCGCCGCTTCGACGAACTCGTCGACAGCCTCGGGGTCACCCGGACCGTGCTCACCCAGCGGCTCCGCCACCTCGTTGCCGAGGGCGTCCTGGAACGCCGCGCCTACCAGCAGCGACCCGAGCGTTTCGAATACCACCTGACCGCCAAGGGTCGGGAGCTGACCCCGGTCGTCGCCCAGCTCATGTGGTGGGGCGACCGCCACTATCCCGAGCCGGCCGGCCCGCCGCGGCTGCTGGTGCACGACGGCTGCGGAGGCCCGGTCCGGGCCGCCTATCGCTGCGGCGCCTGCCACGCCGAACTCCGCCCCGATCAGGTGGCCACCCGGCCCGGCCCGGGCGCGCCCGCGGCCGGCACGGATCGCCCGGACTGA
- a CDS encoding SDR family NAD(P)-dependent oxidoreductase has protein sequence MTTSETHPAPAARGRAHQRFLERYGPTALVTGASSGIGREIAHRLAERGFDLVLVARRESELRELAADLTARHDTDAHVLPFDLARPESLDALAAATVGADIGLCVAAAGFGTSGPLVASDLPRELEMIQVNCAATLALSWLFGRRFADRGRGGIILLSSIVSFQGAPNAANYAATKAYVQTLAEGLHAELKPRGVDVLASAPGPVASGFADTAGMRMGRTLTPEDVAQRSLDALGHRPTAFPGLLSRVLKDSLAPLPRRARVRIMGGVMAGMTRHRR, from the coding sequence ATGACCACCTCCGAGACCCACCCCGCCCCTGCCGCCCGCGGACGCGCCCACCAGCGGTTCCTCGAACGGTACGGTCCCACCGCCCTGGTCACCGGCGCCTCCTCCGGCATCGGCCGGGAGATCGCCCACCGCCTCGCCGAACGCGGCTTCGATCTGGTGCTGGTGGCCCGCCGCGAGTCCGAGCTGCGTGAGCTGGCCGCCGACCTCACCGCCCGGCACGACACCGACGCGCACGTGCTGCCGTTCGATCTGGCCCGGCCGGAGAGCCTCGACGCGCTCGCCGCCGCGACCGTCGGCGCCGACATCGGCCTGTGCGTCGCCGCCGCCGGGTTCGGCACCTCCGGCCCGCTCGTCGCGTCCGACCTGCCCCGCGAACTGGAGATGATCCAGGTCAACTGCGCGGCGACGCTGGCCCTGAGCTGGCTGTTCGGACGGCGCTTCGCCGATCGGGGCCGAGGTGGGATCATCCTGCTCAGCTCCATCGTCAGCTTCCAGGGCGCGCCCAACGCGGCGAACTACGCCGCCACCAAGGCCTACGTCCAGACCCTCGCGGAAGGGCTGCACGCCGAACTCAAACCCCGTGGGGTCGACGTGCTCGCCTCCGCGCCGGGCCCGGTCGCCAGCGGCTTCGCCGACACCGCCGGCATGCGGATGGGCAGGACCCTGACCCCCGAGGACGTCGCGCAGCGGTCACTCGACGCGCTCGGCCACCGGCCCACCGCCTTTCCCGGCCTGCTCTCCCGCGTCCTCAAGGACAGCCTCGCCCCGCTGCCGCGCCGAGCCCGGGTACGCATCATGGGTGGCGTCATGGCCGGCATGACCCGGCACCGCCGCTGA
- a CDS encoding SRPBCC family protein — translation MHYSETIVTTAGTAAAWAVVADVTDWPRWTASMSEVAPLDQPTLAPGGRFRVRQPGLPTTVWRVQDLQPGASFAWETHAPGVRTFAYHRVEAQPDGTTRISIGIEQSGALAWLVTLLTASRTRRYLRMEAAALKAAAESGTVPPPAPADGTATEDTTTDGVRRTGGQ, via the coding sequence ATGCACTACTCGGAGACGATCGTCACCACGGCGGGAACCGCCGCCGCCTGGGCCGTGGTGGCGGACGTGACGGACTGGCCCCGGTGGACGGCCTCCATGTCGGAGGTCGCGCCGCTCGACCAGCCGACCCTGGCCCCGGGCGGCCGGTTCCGCGTCCGCCAACCCGGCCTGCCCACGACCGTGTGGCGGGTCCAGGACCTGCAACCGGGCGCGTCGTTCGCCTGGGAGACGCACGCGCCGGGGGTGCGCACCTTCGCCTACCACCGGGTGGAGGCCCAGCCCGACGGGACGACCCGGATCAGCATCGGCATCGAGCAGAGCGGGGCACTCGCCTGGCTGGTCACGCTGCTGACCGCGTCACGGACGCGACGGTACCTACGGATGGAGGCGGCGGCGCTCAAAGCGGCAGCGGAGTCAGGGACCGTCCCGCCGCCGGCTCCAGCCGACGGGACGGCCACCGAGGACACGACGACCGACGGGGTGCGCCGCACCGGTGGTCAATGA
- a CDS encoding TetR/AcrR family transcriptional regulator has product MVNDAREALLDRCVGLLKDGGFSQLSLRDIASGVGSSHRMLIYHFGSREGLLTEVVRRVEAEQRAALAALAAELDDPVETSRRFWQRLADPALAPAERLFFEIYAHALFEKSWTEPFRASVIAAWAGPVEELFVHFGWAAPEARRRARLSLAATRGLLLDLLITGDRGVLDDAAELFAQLVTARPPTAA; this is encoded by the coding sequence GTGGTCAATGACGCCCGGGAGGCGCTGCTCGACCGCTGCGTCGGCCTCCTCAAGGACGGCGGGTTCAGCCAGCTCAGCCTCCGCGACATCGCGTCCGGCGTGGGCAGCAGCCATCGCATGCTGATCTATCACTTCGGCAGCCGGGAGGGCCTGCTCACCGAGGTCGTCCGACGGGTCGAGGCCGAGCAGCGCGCGGCGCTCGCGGCCCTCGCCGCGGAGCTCGACGACCCGGTCGAGACGAGTCGCCGTTTCTGGCAGCGGCTGGCCGATCCGGCCCTGGCGCCGGCGGAGCGGCTGTTCTTCGAGATCTACGCGCACGCGCTGTTCGAGAAGTCGTGGACCGAGCCCTTCCGCGCCTCGGTGATCGCCGCCTGGGCGGGCCCCGTCGAGGAGTTGTTCGTCCACTTCGGCTGGGCCGCCCCGGAGGCCAGGCGGCGGGCCCGGTTGAGTCTCGCCGCGACCCGTGGCCTGTTGCTGGACCTGCTGATCACCGGTGACCGAGGCGTCCTGGACGATGCCGCCGAGTTGTTCGCCCAGCTCGTCACGGCACGACCACCGACAGCGGCGTGA
- a CDS encoding helix-turn-helix domain-containing protein, whose translation MGSGELLPVGRRVAYWRGRRKLSQQVFADRLGKSKSWVDKVERGVRRLDKLSTLQEIARVLRIDAAALVGLDVEVVKPMNRGDGVDRIRAALSRYDIPLGKRVDRPVVPVDRMLRDVGYAWTTFQYARYPQVVDLVPDLLTHAQRTHAEAPVAGRVPLVEAYRITASVLVKLGDAELAWLAVDRAMLAATGDRELVAAAAVQLGQVLRALGRAREAKSALLAAAYRIAPPVVEHGTPAELSLCGALLVQAGLAAAQDGHEAAAGELFDEAAGMAERVGDGYDHHRTGFGPTAVDLARVAAAVEAGDAHAAVVRHERAIARSGWRWLPAEHRAAHLLDVARAYLHAGDAGNAARMVTEAERTAPAEIMYRPVARDILAEIARDPRAPTTVAQFVAMLGVG comes from the coding sequence GTGGGCAGCGGTGAGTTGCTGCCGGTGGGGCGGCGGGTGGCGTACTGGCGGGGTCGGCGGAAGCTGTCGCAGCAGGTGTTCGCCGACCGCCTCGGCAAGTCGAAGAGCTGGGTCGACAAGGTCGAACGCGGCGTCCGGCGGCTGGACAAGCTGTCCACACTTCAGGAGATCGCCCGCGTGCTGCGCATCGACGCCGCCGCTCTGGTCGGCCTCGACGTCGAGGTGGTCAAGCCGATGAATCGCGGCGACGGCGTCGATCGGATCAGGGCGGCGTTGTCCCGCTACGACATCCCGTTGGGCAAGCGGGTGGACCGCCCGGTGGTGCCGGTGGACCGGATGCTGCGGGACGTGGGGTACGCGTGGACGACTTTCCAGTACGCCCGCTACCCGCAGGTGGTCGACCTCGTGCCGGACCTGCTCACCCATGCCCAGCGCACCCACGCCGAGGCTCCGGTGGCGGGTCGGGTGCCGTTGGTCGAGGCGTACCGGATCACTGCTTCTGTGTTGGTCAAGCTCGGTGACGCCGAGCTGGCGTGGTTGGCCGTCGATCGGGCGATGCTCGCCGCCACCGGCGACCGGGAGCTGGTGGCCGCCGCGGCCGTGCAGCTCGGTCAGGTGTTGCGCGCGCTCGGGCGGGCGCGGGAGGCGAAGTCGGCACTGCTCGCCGCCGCGTACCGGATCGCTCCGCCCGTGGTCGAGCACGGCACGCCGGCGGAGCTGTCCCTGTGCGGGGCCCTGCTCGTCCAGGCCGGTCTGGCGGCGGCGCAGGACGGGCACGAGGCCGCCGCCGGCGAGCTGTTCGACGAGGCCGCCGGCATGGCGGAGCGGGTCGGTGACGGGTACGACCATCACCGCACCGGGTTCGGGCCCACCGCCGTCGACCTGGCCCGTGTCGCCGCAGCCGTCGAAGCCGGCGATGCTCACGCGGCGGTCGTCCGGCACGAGAGGGCCATCGCGCGGTCCGGCTGGCGGTGGCTGCCCGCAGAGCACCGCGCCGCGCACCTGCTCGACGTCGCCCGCGCCTACCTGCACGCCGGGGATGCCGGCAACGCGGCTCGCATGGTGACCGAGGCCGAGCGCACCGCGCCCGCCGAGATCATGTACCGGCCTGTCGCCCGGGACATTCTCGCCGAGATTGCCCGCGACCCTCGCGCCCCGACCACGGTCGCTCAGTTCGTCGCGATGCTCGGGGTGGGTTGA
- a CDS encoding helix-turn-helix domain-containing protein has translation MDSLPELTFGQRLKVYRERSGKTRAVLGGLVGRSAEWVKAVETDRILPPRVHMLDRMARALKVDVSALVGELSDRSAVVNGPEHPALASVRDAVNRFSISADVPPESLSGLRARLDAAWRARHQASDHRTVLGGVLPGLLRDVQRAAIVYEGGERRQAQALLAETLGLAQMFLAYQPAAELLWRVADRAMVAAQESGDPEAVACAGWFLCQVHRDAGDWDTAMVVTLDVLSALEPYTDDANPNLLALWGAVNFEAAYTAARAGEEGRAWRFWDRADRVAHRLPADFYQPQTSFSRVVMGAHAVTVSVELQKSGEAVRQARRHDAAAIPSRPRRARHLIEVARAHYGKNDTEAAVAFLGQAYQSAPETIRFNGYARQITLDLLDGPRSTREEAHDLAMKVGLVS, from the coding sequence ATGGATTCCTTGCCGGAGTTGACGTTCGGGCAGCGGCTGAAGGTCTACCGGGAGCGGTCCGGGAAGACGCGGGCGGTGCTCGGTGGCCTGGTGGGTCGCAGCGCCGAGTGGGTCAAGGCGGTGGAGACGGATCGGATCCTGCCGCCGCGGGTGCACATGTTGGACCGCATGGCGCGTGCTCTCAAGGTCGACGTGTCTGCCCTGGTCGGGGAGTTGAGCGACCGGTCGGCCGTGGTGAACGGGCCGGAGCATCCGGCGCTGGCGTCGGTGCGGGATGCGGTGAATCGCTTCTCGATCTCCGCCGATGTGCCTCCCGAATCCTTGTCCGGCCTCAGGGCGCGTCTCGACGCAGCGTGGCGGGCACGTCATCAGGCGTCGGATCATCGGACGGTGCTGGGCGGTGTGCTGCCGGGGCTGCTGCGGGACGTGCAACGTGCCGCGATCGTGTACGAGGGCGGCGAGCGTCGACAGGCGCAGGCCCTGTTGGCGGAGACGCTCGGGCTGGCACAGATGTTCCTCGCCTACCAACCCGCCGCCGAGTTGCTGTGGCGGGTCGCCGACCGGGCGATGGTGGCGGCGCAGGAGTCCGGTGATCCGGAGGCGGTGGCGTGCGCGGGGTGGTTCCTGTGCCAGGTGCACCGGGACGCGGGGGATTGGGACACCGCCATGGTGGTCACCCTGGACGTTCTGTCGGCTCTGGAGCCGTACACGGACGATGCGAACCCCAATCTGTTGGCGTTGTGGGGTGCGGTCAACTTCGAGGCCGCCTATACCGCCGCCCGCGCTGGCGAGGAGGGCCGGGCCTGGCGGTTCTGGGACCGCGCCGACCGGGTGGCCCATCGACTTCCGGCGGACTTCTACCAGCCGCAGACGTCGTTCTCGCGGGTTGTCATGGGGGCTCACGCGGTCACGGTGTCGGTGGAGTTGCAGAAGTCCGGTGAGGCGGTGCGGCAGGCGCGTCGCCACGACGCGGCGGCGATTCCGTCGAGGCCGCGCCGGGCGCGTCACCTCATCGAGGTCGCGCGGGCGCACTACGGCAAGAACGACACGGAAGCGGCAGTGGCTTTCCTCGGGCAGGCGTACCAGTCGGCACCGGAGACGATCCGCTTCAACGGGTACGCCCGCCAGATCACGCTGGATCTGCTCGACGGCCCACGTTCCACCCGGGAGGAGGCGCACGACCTGGCGATGAAGGTCGGCCTCGTCTCGTGA
- a CDS encoding DUF4132 domain-containing protein: MGDWARLLPALGAADRRRVETGLVDADARIRAVIGRTTTYYWGASVTRTPEWAGTGSWSAECRRRAALAMHLEAATSPRPTALNDVLRNLADGGLDWTRADLLWCLEVAGRGHGYEDGAHLELPATIATHLAPADLAGLAPALSALFAELTAHHVPSAGPRRRVVTLIGEALDRATGRRVPSWLLHHGDEFGPLVRAGLGDVLAAPGVPELLTHCASLDKPAASARWLRVLDGHLTSATDGRTAVRAVLEAFVGHRRSVHDDTDRLLRGLAWALSRESGEAATDLLAGVTAVASAAPRQASGFPHAQRTAIAAVRLLAERDGETPVRTLARLAVTVKNKAVRSRVQTALAHLGALRGWSLSEVMELAVDDHGLDSDGCRRTPVGPYEATVRVEGEKARLTFARGGTALKGVPAAVKETHADELRQLRDLVKSVNATLVSERQRVEALLSEERTWAYPDWVSRFLDHPVTGTYGRRLLWETSADGREWSAGLPREDGDGWTIAGLDGRPARGDRVRLWHPVRARVDETLAWRERVLATGLTQPFKQAFREVYLLTPAEERTSTYSNRFAAHILRYRQANALMRARGWQAGYLGTWDGGYDSEATKLFGGGAWRASFHHQLVDADDPGDYDVHYCSTDQVRFARQDGATWRPAPVADVPPLVFTEAMRDVDLFVGVTSIATDPQWADRGEDRFRDYWHRTVVGPLTPSAQVRRDALARLLPRMAIAGRVTVADRYLHVRGNLRGYRIHLGSGNIMMEPNDAYLCIVPARGGTGRLHLPFEDDPMLSTILSKAIMLAADDRITDPTVLRQLAS; encoded by the coding sequence GTGGGTGACTGGGCGCGGCTGCTTCCCGCGCTGGGCGCGGCGGACCGCCGGCGGGTGGAAACCGGTCTGGTCGACGCGGATGCCCGGATTCGGGCGGTGATCGGGAGAACGACCACCTACTACTGGGGCGCGTCGGTGACCCGCACGCCGGAGTGGGCCGGCACCGGGTCGTGGTCGGCCGAGTGTCGCCGCCGCGCCGCACTGGCCATGCACCTGGAGGCGGCGACCAGCCCGCGCCCGACCGCGCTGAACGACGTCCTGCGAAATCTCGCGGACGGCGGGCTCGACTGGACCCGGGCGGATCTTCTCTGGTGCCTGGAGGTGGCCGGGCGGGGGCACGGCTACGAAGACGGCGCCCACCTGGAGTTGCCGGCGACGATCGCCACGCACCTGGCTCCCGCCGACCTGGCCGGTCTGGCGCCGGCACTGTCGGCTCTGTTCGCCGAACTCACCGCGCACCACGTCCCGTCGGCCGGCCCTCGGCGCCGGGTCGTCACGCTGATCGGGGAGGCGCTCGACCGCGCCACGGGTCGTCGCGTGCCGTCCTGGTTGCTGCACCACGGGGACGAGTTCGGTCCGCTCGTCCGCGCCGGCCTGGGTGACGTCCTCGCCGCGCCGGGTGTGCCCGAGTTGCTGACGCACTGCGCCTCGCTCGACAAGCCGGCGGCGTCGGCGCGGTGGCTGCGCGTCCTCGACGGGCACCTCACGAGCGCCACCGACGGGAGGACGGCGGTCCGCGCGGTGCTGGAGGCGTTCGTCGGGCACCGGCGGTCCGTGCACGACGACACGGACCGTCTCCTCCGTGGCCTGGCATGGGCGCTGTCCCGGGAGTCGGGCGAGGCGGCGACCGACCTGCTGGCCGGGGTCACCGCCGTCGCCTCGGCCGCGCCCCGCCAGGCGTCCGGCTTCCCGCACGCCCAACGCACCGCGATCGCGGCCGTGCGACTGCTCGCGGAGCGCGACGGTGAGACGCCGGTGCGGACCCTGGCGCGGCTCGCGGTGACGGTGAAGAACAAGGCGGTACGCAGTCGGGTGCAGACCGCGTTGGCGCACCTCGGCGCCCTGCGGGGATGGTCGCTGAGCGAGGTGATGGAACTCGCCGTCGACGACCACGGGCTCGACTCCGACGGCTGCCGGCGGACCCCGGTCGGCCCGTACGAGGCGACGGTGCGGGTCGAGGGCGAGAAGGCGCGCCTGACCTTCGCGCGCGGCGGCACCGCGCTCAAGGGCGTCCCGGCGGCGGTCAAGGAGACGCACGCCGACGAGCTGAGGCAGCTACGTGACCTGGTGAAGAGCGTCAACGCGACGCTGGTCTCCGAGCGCCAGCGGGTGGAGGCGCTGCTGTCCGAGGAGCGCACCTGGGCGTACCCGGACTGGGTGTCCCGCTTCCTGGACCACCCGGTCACCGGGACGTACGGGCGGCGGCTGCTCTGGGAGACCAGCGCCGACGGGCGCGAATGGTCGGCGGGTCTGCCCCGCGAGGACGGCGACGGATGGACGATCGCCGGTCTCGACGGACGGCCGGCGCGCGGTGACCGGGTCCGGCTGTGGCACCCCGTCCGCGCTCGCGTGGACGAGACTCTCGCCTGGCGTGAGCGCGTGCTCGCCACCGGCCTGACGCAACCGTTCAAGCAGGCGTTCCGCGAGGTCTACCTGCTCACGCCCGCCGAGGAGCGGACGAGCACCTACTCCAACCGGTTCGCCGCGCACATCCTGCGCTACCGCCAGGCCAACGCGCTCATGCGCGCCCGGGGCTGGCAGGCCGGCTACCTCGGCACGTGGGACGGCGGCTACGACAGCGAGGCCACGAAACTCTTCGGCGGTGGCGCGTGGCGGGCGTCCTTCCACCACCAACTGGTCGACGCCGACGACCCGGGCGACTACGACGTCCACTACTGCTCCACCGACCAGGTGCGCTTCGCCCGGCAGGACGGCGCGACCTGGCGGCCCGCACCGGTCGCGGACGTACCGCCGCTGGTGTTCACCGAGGCGATGCGGGACGTGGACCTCTTCGTCGGCGTCACCTCGATCGCCACCGACCCACAGTGGGCCGACCGCGGCGAGGACCGGTTCCGGGACTACTGGCACCGCACCGTCGTCGGGCCGCTGACCCCGTCGGCGCAGGTACGCCGCGACGCCCTGGCCCGGCTGCTTCCCCGCATGGCCATCGCCGGCCGGGTCACCGTCGCGGACCGGTACCTGCACGTCCGCGGAAACCTGCGCGGCTACCGGATCCACCTCGGCTCGGGCAACATCATGATGGAGCCCAACGACGCCTATCTGTGCATCGTCCCCGCACGTGGGGGCACCGGGCGGCTGCACCTGCCGTTCGAGGACGACCCGATGCTGTCGACGATCCTGTCGAAGGCGATCATGCTGGCCGCCGACGACAGGATCACCGACCCCACCGTGCTGCGGCAGCTCGCCTCATGA